The following nucleotide sequence is from Lysobacterales bacterium.
AGTGCAAGGGATTCAACCTCTATGTCGATGCAGCAAGCACCCAGTGGCTCGACGGCGCCGAGATCGACTACGCGCAGAGTGCCACCGGCGGACAGTTGACGATCCGCGCCCCCCACATCAAGGGCCATGAGCCGGGCGCCGACGCCAGCATCGTGGAACGCGTGCGTTATGTCCTCGACCACGACATCGCGCCGCAGCTCGCGGCGCATGGCGGGCGCGTCGCGCTGGAAGAGATCGCCGCCGACGGTGTCGTCGTGCTGCGTTTCGGTGGGGGTTGCCACGGCTGCGGCATGGTCGAAACCACGGTGCGCGAAGGCATCGAGAAGACGCTGATCGCGCGCGTTCCCGGCATCACCGCGGTCCGTGATGCCACCGACCACAGCTGTGGCGACAAGCCTTACATCCGGCGCTGAAAAACGAAGCCCCGCACGCGGCGGGGCTTGTCGGAAAGCTGGCGTCGCGCCACATCAGTGGTGCGGAATTTCCTTGATGTCGCCCTTCTGAGATGCGAAGTAGGCCGCCAGGTCGTCGATATCCTGGTCCTTCAGGTTGGCGGCTTGCGCACCCATGATGGCGTTTGCACGGGCACCCGAGCGGTAATCCTTCAGCACCTTGACGAGATAGTCCTCGTGCTGGCCAGCGAGCTTTGGCGTGTTGGCGTCGATCGGCTTGTTGCCATCGGGGCCGTGACAGGCGGCGCATACGGTCGACTTGGCCTTGCCGGCAGCAGCATCACCCGCGAATGCGGTCGGCGCGACCGCGAACAGGGCAACGGCAGAGATCAGAAAGAACTGGCGCATCGGTGTCGTCCTCACTTCGCCGTGGAAAGGTAAGCCGCGAGATCGGCGATGTCCTGATCAGAAAAGCTCTGAGCCTGAGCTGCCATGGTCGGATGCTTGCGCTCGCCCTTCTTGTAGGCGTTCAGCGCATTGACCAAGTAGGTCTCGCTCTGGCCGGCGATGCGCGGCACGCTGTACATCGGATAGGTGTTCTTGTAACCCGGAATGCCATGGCAGCCGGTACACGTGTAGGCGCGCTTCTTGCCGGCGTCGGCATTGCCGGCGGCCGCGGCGTCAAAGGCGAGGGTGCTGGCGGCCAGGGCCAGCGCAGTGATCAGCAGGCGGGACATCGTCGGATCGGTCCTTCTTTCA
It contains:
- a CDS encoding NfuA family Fe-S biogenesis protein, with translation MISISDTAQSHFRRILDNQGVGGMGIRLAAVHPGTAKADCRLEFCEPADLDGREWMLECKGFNLYVDAASTQWLDGAEIDYAQSATGGQLTIRAPHIKGHEPGADASIVERVRYVLDHDIAPQLAAHGGRVALEEIAADGVVVLRFGGGCHGCGMVETTVREGIEKTLIARVPGITAVRDATDHSCGDKPYIRR
- a CDS encoding cytochrome c, with protein sequence MRQFFLISAVALFAVAPTAFAGDAAAGKAKSTVCAACHGPDGNKPIDANTPKLAGQHEDYLVKVLKDYRSGARANAIMGAQAANLKDQDIDDLAAYFASQKGDIKEIPHH
- a CDS encoding cytochrome c; the encoded protein is MSRLLITALALAASTLAFDAAAAGNADAGKKRAYTCTGCHGIPGYKNTYPMYSVPRIAGQSETYLVNALNAYKKGERKHPTMAAQAQSFSDQDIADLAAYLSTAK